The genomic interval CAGGAATGCTGAGCTCCTTCCAAGTCCTGATGAAGCCTGGCCGTGGGACCACGTTGGTTGGTTGCCATGCCCAGAACTGGGTGCCCATTCATGCCTGATGGAACGCCCATGGCAAGTGTGTTGCATTAAGTCAGTCATTCCACATTCCACAAGTCCAGTCTACCTGGGAGCAGTCCTAGCGGTGGTCCAGATCACTGGAGAACACAGAAGGTCTCCCATAGCAAGTTCAAATATGAGTCCGGCCTGATGCAGGCCTGCATCACGTGTAACGGTTCTCAGAGCCAAATCTTACCCAAATCTCAGCAGTTCAGTGTCAGCTGAGGCCACCCACTTTTCTGCTGATTGGGCTGGGCCCAGCGAGCCTACAGCCATCCTATGGCAGGTGTGAGCTGCCCACGCTCTCCTGGCAGGAGGTTGCTATTTCACCGTGCACAGGGAAATTTATTATATCCAAGAGGTAAATGGAGGCATATGCCTGTTCTTCCCAAGATTGGGCAGTGGCGCAAATCTGCCCACAGTCGTTCTGGAGGCTGTGCAGATGGCTCAAATAGCTCTTTTTCATAAATGATTTTTAATTTTTTCTGCTGGACGAAGTCATATTCAATTTATTTTAAAATATCGATGTATACGTCCGCTATACGTGGCAACATTTTAGCAATTAAAAGGAAATAGCGGTAATTGATAATCAATGAATTTAAATGTTATTCAGACCCTAGTAATAAGATAATTACTGAAACACTTGCACTTCCGCCAGCTCCTGCAATAGCAGCATTAGGGGTAACAACAATTTGTGATGGTGACTTTGTAGCTTTGAAAGCAACCAAAGGAGACTCTTTTATCTGGAATACCGGTACGAAGCAGGATACGATACATGTAACAGAGCCAGGCGCATACTCAGCACGCGTAGAAGACTCAAAAGGATGCCTGTCCCCATATTCTTCACAAATACTGGTTAATGTTAAAACAACACCTTCCATACCAGTTATTACCCAAATTGGTGTTTACACTTTAAAAGCTGATAACAATATTAATGACGGTGAACATATCTGGAAAATGAATGGCAAAGTACTTACAGAAACCAGTACTACAATAAAAACAATAGAGTCGGGTTCGTATATCGTTAATAACAGTATTACTTACAGCGCAGCACTAACCTGTTTTTCCGATTTCTCAGAACCGTTTACCTTCATTCCTGACAACAAAAACAATGGTATGATTGCTTATCCAAATCCATCAAATGGAAATATTACTATTGAAACAGTTCAAAATTTGACCAATGCAACTGTTCAGATGATAGATAGCAAAGGTACTGTTCATAAAAATTTTACAATAAAGAAATTCGACAGTCAAAAGTATTTTAATATCTCCGATCTTTCCTCAGGAATATATTTCATTCGTGTCCTTTCCAAATCCTTTAATGCATACCAAAAAGTCGTTATTGTGAAGTAAAAAAGGTTCTGCTTTTATTCTAAAATCAAAAAAATGGAATAGTTATATTATTGCCAAAATAATCTTTTAAATTTGTTTCCGTTTTTGCACATATAGGAAATGTGCTATATCATCAATTTTAATCTTTCTGACTATGAGAGACTTTACATGTATTATAAATTCAAATGCACAATAAATTTATTTCCTGGGTAAAAGCAAATGCATTACTGTTGTTTTGTATCATTCCGGCAACAGTATTTTCACAAGTTTCAGAAATTTCACCAATGACTATTACTTCACCTGCGCTTAGCGCAGTATATCAGCGTGATGTAAAGGGAGAACGGACTATTACTGTAACCGGTACATTTAACGTACCTATGGACAAAATTGAAGTACGGGCAGTTCCCGTAATTGACTGGCAAGGAATTTCAACTGGTTGGCTGCCGTTGCAAACGGCTCCAAAAGGAGGGGTTTTTGAAGGAAATATTACAATTCACGGTGGCTGGTATACTATTGAAGTGCGTGGAACAGCAAATGGTAATGTTGTAGGAAGAGGCGTAGTGCAAAGAGTGGGTATTGGGGAAGTGTTTCTGATTTCCGGACAATCCAACGCACAGGGGCTTAAAAAATATTTAGGCAGTGCAGATAATGATCCGCCAGGTGCTGAGGACGAAAGGGTGGTTTATGTATCAAATTATGAGAATGATAGTGAGGGAATGTATAACGACTTGTTGACAGATCCTCCTGCACCTCAGTTTGCCCAGATTAAACGAGGGTTGAAAACGATGTCACCGCGAGGGCAGACTGCCTGGTGCTGGGGAATTTTAGGTGATATTCTGGTAAAAAAACTGAATCTCCCTGTTTTATTTATTAATACAGCATGGGAAGGAAGTTCTATCATCAACTGGTATGAAAGTTCTAAAGGCCAGCTGACGGTAAGTAAATATGACTACCCTTATCCGAAGGGCATGCCTTATGCTAATCTTCGGATTGCGGCCAGGAATTACGCAAACCAATATGGAGTAAGAGCAATTCTTTGGATGCACGGAGAAACGGATGGTTTATACAATACGCCAAGGAGTGTTTACAGAGATAATCTACAGGCTGTAATTACCACATTAGAATCGGAAATTGGCAAAAGGCTAACCTGGGTGATTACGCGTACTTCAAGAACGGCACCAAATGGCTCGTTGATATCTGCAACATATCCAGTTATTGTTGCTGCTCAAAACGATGTTTTGGCTATTCCCTTTAATCCAACCTGGGCAGGACCTGAGACTGATGGCCTGGTTCCTGATCGTCCTATAGACGGGATTCACTTTATTGGTAAAGAATCATTAACTATCCTTGCAAATGCATGGGCAGATAAGCTTGACGCCAACTTTTTCTCGACTGTAACGCCCGCAGCACCAGCAGCCATTCCTACTCTTACAGCAGCATGTGTTTCGACAAATAATGCCGTGACTATTTCCCTTCCGGAAGGATATTCGTCTTATACCTGGAATACAGGCGCTACTGGTAATTCTATAACAGTATCTACACCGGGAACTTACCGGGCGACTGTAAAAGATAATTTTGGAAATTCTATTTTAAGTTCGGTAGTAGTGTTGGAGAAAAACGCCAGACCAGACCTGCCAATTATTACACAACAGGGTACACAACAAGCTTGTGCAGATTCGTCATTTCAGTTCTCTGTAACTGATGACGGTAATATTTATAGCTGGTATAAAAAAGACTCAGATGCTGTAGTAGCCACCGGAATTGCTGCAAAAATCTCTGAAAGTGGGAATTACTATGTAAAAGCCCAAAATATATTTGGTTGTGTTTCTGGAAACTCTGCGGATGCTTCACTCATTATTCGTCCGAAAATTTCCAAGCCGATAATTGAATCATCAGGCCCTTTCAGCATTACTGCTTCAATTGAAGAAGAGGGACTGAATGAAAAATTCCTATGGAGACGGCCTGGTATTGAGGCTGATACTACGGCAGATATGATCAAAATTTTAAAAACAGGTGTCTATAGTGCCCGTGCCGTAGTTACTTATAAAATAGAGGGTAACTCAAACTTATTAACTTGTTACTCTGATACTGCTTCACGTGAATTTAGAACAAATGAGAGTAACGAGGTGGTAATTTATCCTAATCCAAGCCAGGGAAATTACATTTATGTAGAGTCACGGGATAATATTACAGATGCTAAAATTACTTTATATGATATTTTCGGGACGGTTATAAAAACTACTGCACCACAGCTTTTAAACAGCAGGCTGGAATTAAATGTGAGGAATTTGCCAACCGGCAAATACATCCTAAGGGTCACAGGAAAAGACCAGAGCCTGACAAAACAGATTGTTGTGCGATAAATATTAAATCTTTAATTAGTTATAAATAAGCCCTGAGTGATCGGGGCTTATTTAGTATGATACTAATTAGATAAAAGAAAAAGTAAAGAATTTGATTGATAAATTTGCAAAAGCTAATTTTGACTGATACAGAAAAAGATATTGCAGATTGTAATAGAACAGACCATCAATGAAAAATTATCAACCTTCAGATTATTTGCCAATTCTGGTTCAGTTTATACTCGCAGCGGGATTTATTGGTGGCACAATGATTGTAACACATTTAATTGGCCCCAGCCGTAAAAGCAAACTGAAAGATGATCCTTTCGAATGCGGTATTGAATCCGTAGGTGATGCACGTACTCCTATTTCGGTAAAATATTTCTTAGTAGCAATTCTATTTGTACTATTTGACGTAGAAGTGATTTTCATGTATCCCTGGGCAGTAAATTTCAAAGAGCTGGGAATGTTTGGTTTCGTTGAAATGTTGTTGTTTATGGCATTACTACTATCCGGATTCTATTATGTGATCCGCAAAGGGGTTTTGAACTGGGAAGAATAGAATCCGTTTTCTTTGATAATGGCTGTGTTTTAAACATAGCCATACTGCAACTGAGAGCAGACAGGATAAGTTGACAAACAGAGCTAAAAGCTGAATGCTGATAGCCAAAAGCTGATAAAATCATGAAAGAAGTAACAATAGCGGAAGCTCCGCAGGGACATAGTGGTTCAGGCTTTTTTGCTACATCATTCGATGAAGCAATTGGTTTGGCAAGAAGTTACTCATTGTGGCCGCTTCCATTTGCAACATCATGCTGTGGTATCGAATTTATGGCAACCATGGGTGCACATTACGATATATCACGGTTTGGATCTGAACGTCCGAGTTTTTCTCCGCGTCAGGCCGACTTGCTGATGGTAATGGGCACGATTGCTAAAAAAATGGCCCCGGTTGTAAAACAGGTATATTTACAGATGGCTGAACCACGCTGGGTACTTGCAGTTGGTGCTTGTGCATCCAGCGGAGGAATTTTTGATACTTACAGCGTATTACAGGGGATCGACCGTATTATTCCTGTGGACTGCTACGTTCCCGGCTGTCCTCCAAGACCTGAACAAATTATCGACGGACTGATGCATATTCAGTATCTGGCTCAAAATGAGAAACTTCGCAGAAGAAATACTGACGAATATCAGGAATTGTTAGCATCATATAATATTCAATAATTACCCTATGCTAAGTAACCAGGAAGTAGCAGAAGAGCTATTGGGAAAATTTGATGAGCATGTATTTGACTTTGAAGAGCCATATGGATTGCTTACCTTATCTACCACACGTGAGGAAATCATTCCGGTTCTGGAATTTTTAAATAACCATAAAACCTATCAAATAAGTTTTCTTACTGATTTGACTGGTGTTCATTATCCTGACAGTAAGGGAAAAGAATTTATGGTTGTATATCACTTGCATAGTTTCATTCATAATTTCAGGATCCGTCTTAAGGTTTTCTTATCTGAAACGGATATTCACATTCCGACTGCTACGGGCATATTTGCCTGCGCAAATTGGATGGAACGTGAAACTTATGATTTTTATGGTATTCTTTTCGACGGTCATCCGAATCTGATGCGCATTCTTAATATAGATGAAATGGACTATTTTCCGATGCGTAAGGAATATGCATTGGAAGATGCCACGCGCGAAGACAAGACAGATGCACTTTTTGGTCGATAACCACTTTACTGAACAAAGTAAGATATGGCAGATATCGAATTATTACCACATAACGTTCCAAATACAGCTGAGCTACCAGAGTTAATTGAGGAGTTTACAAC from Dyadobacter sp. NIV53 carries:
- a CDS encoding T9SS type A sorting domain-containing protein; this encodes MIINEFKCYSDPSNKIITETLALPPAPAIAALGVTTICDGDFVALKATKGDSFIWNTGTKQDTIHVTEPGAYSARVEDSKGCLSPYSSQILVNVKTTPSIPVITQIGVYTLKADNNINDGEHIWKMNGKVLTETSTTIKTIESGSYIVNNSITYSAALTCFSDFSEPFTFIPDNKNNGMIAYPNPSNGNITIETVQNLTNATVQMIDSKGTVHKNFTIKKFDSQKYFNISDLSSGIYFIRVLSKSFNAYQKVVIVK
- a CDS encoding T9SS type A sorting domain-containing protein; this encodes MHNKFISWVKANALLLFCIIPATVFSQVSEISPMTITSPALSAVYQRDVKGERTITVTGTFNVPMDKIEVRAVPVIDWQGISTGWLPLQTAPKGGVFEGNITIHGGWYTIEVRGTANGNVVGRGVVQRVGIGEVFLISGQSNAQGLKKYLGSADNDPPGAEDERVVYVSNYENDSEGMYNDLLTDPPAPQFAQIKRGLKTMSPRGQTAWCWGILGDILVKKLNLPVLFINTAWEGSSIINWYESSKGQLTVSKYDYPYPKGMPYANLRIAARNYANQYGVRAILWMHGETDGLYNTPRSVYRDNLQAVITTLESEIGKRLTWVITRTSRTAPNGSLISATYPVIVAAQNDVLAIPFNPTWAGPETDGLVPDRPIDGIHFIGKESLTILANAWADKLDANFFSTVTPAAPAAIPTLTAACVSTNNAVTISLPEGYSSYTWNTGATGNSITVSTPGTYRATVKDNFGNSILSSVVVLEKNARPDLPIITQQGTQQACADSSFQFSVTDDGNIYSWYKKDSDAVVATGIAAKISESGNYYVKAQNIFGCVSGNSADASLIIRPKISKPIIESSGPFSITASIEEEGLNEKFLWRRPGIEADTTADMIKILKTGVYSARAVVTYKIEGNSNLLTCYSDTASREFRTNESNEVVIYPNPSQGNYIYVESRDNITDAKITLYDIFGTVIKTTAPQLLNSRLELNVRNLPTGKYILRVTGKDQSLTKQIVVR
- a CDS encoding NADH-quinone oxidoreductase subunit A, whose amino-acid sequence is MKNYQPSDYLPILVQFILAAGFIGGTMIVTHLIGPSRKSKLKDDPFECGIESVGDARTPISVKYFLVAILFVLFDVEVIFMYPWAVNFKELGMFGFVEMLLFMALLLSGFYYVIRKGVLNWEE
- a CDS encoding NADH-quinone oxidoreductase subunit B, which encodes MKEVTIAEAPQGHSGSGFFATSFDEAIGLARSYSLWPLPFATSCCGIEFMATMGAHYDISRFGSERPSFSPRQADLLMVMGTIAKKMAPVVKQVYLQMAEPRWVLAVGACASSGGIFDTYSVLQGIDRIIPVDCYVPGCPPRPEQIIDGLMHIQYLAQNEKLRRRNTDEYQELLASYNIQ
- a CDS encoding NADH-quinone oxidoreductase subunit C; amino-acid sequence: MLSNQEVAEELLGKFDEHVFDFEEPYGLLTLSTTREEIIPVLEFLNNHKTYQISFLTDLTGVHYPDSKGKEFMVVYHLHSFIHNFRIRLKVFLSETDIHIPTATGIFACANWMERETYDFYGILFDGHPNLMRILNIDEMDYFPMRKEYALEDATREDKTDALFGR